The Sulfitobacter sp. S223 genome has a window encoding:
- a CDS encoding sulfite exporter TauE/SafE family protein gives MPDTLLLIQMAVLLLVIGAFAGVLAGLLGVGGGIVLVPAFFYAFQTLGYGGDQLMQLCLATSLATIIVTSVRSVLSHNKKGAVDWDILRSWAPGIVIGAVIGMFAVAGLRSSTLQAIFGVLALIVGLYMGFGRSEWRLGQAMPRGIARATLSPGVGFLSVLMGIGGGSFGVPLMSLYNTPIHRAVATAAGFGVLIAVPSVIGFLFVEIDPATRPPFTIGAVNLVAFVLVIAMTLITAPMGARLAHAMDPKPLKRVFAVFLVLVALNMLRKALMG, from the coding sequence ATGCCCGATACGTTATTGTTGATCCAAATGGCGGTGCTGCTGCTGGTAATTGGTGCCTTTGCCGGCGTGCTTGCAGGATTGCTTGGTGTCGGAGGGGGCATCGTATTGGTGCCAGCATTCTTCTATGCTTTCCAAACCCTTGGGTATGGTGGCGACCAGTTGATGCAGCTTTGTTTGGCGACCTCTTTGGCGACGATCATCGTCACCTCCGTGCGCTCTGTCTTGTCGCATAACAAGAAGGGGGCGGTCGACTGGGATATTCTGCGGAGCTGGGCGCCGGGCATTGTGATCGGTGCTGTGATCGGGATGTTCGCCGTTGCTGGGCTGCGTTCTTCTACATTACAGGCGATCTTTGGCGTGCTGGCGCTAATTGTTGGTCTGTATATGGGCTTCGGCCGGTCAGAATGGCGGCTGGGGCAGGCGATGCCACGCGGGATTGCCCGCGCAACACTGTCGCCGGGCGTTGGGTTTCTGTCTGTGCTTATGGGTATTGGCGGTGGCAGCTTTGGCGTCCCTTTGATGAGCCTTTACAATACGCCGATCCACCGCGCCGTTGCGACTGCGGCAGGTTTTGGTGTGTTGATCGCAGTGCCTTCGGTTATCGGCTTTTTGTTTGTCGAAATTGACCCCGCAACCCGTCCGCCATTCACGATTGGCGCGGTTAATCTGGTGGCGTTTGTGCTGGTGATTGCGATGACGCTGATAACCGCTCCGATGGGCGCGCGGTTGGCTCACGCGATGGATCCCAAGCCGCTTAAACGGGTGTTTGCAGTGTTTCTGGTTCTGGTTGCACTCAACATGCTACGCAAGGCCTTGATGGGGTGA
- the dusA gene encoding tRNA dihydrouridine(20/20a) synthase DusA gives MYLNSSVKSAARLSVAPMMDWTDRHCRYMHRLMSAHTLLYTEMVTSPALVRGHALHLLDHHRSEHPVALQLGGSDPDELAEAARLGEQAGYDEINLNVGCPSDRVQSGAFGAVLMKDPALVARCVAAMRRAVAVEVTVKCRIGVDDQNPEEVLPEFLSRLVGAGIERVTVHARKAWLDGLSPKENRDIPPLDYPLVHKMKELFPNLHISLNGGITTLEAAEAALDNGIDGVMIGRAAYHQPSDILCQADRRIFGDGKDTTPEAIVGLMLPYIEAHLDGGGKLSQVTRHMLGLFAGRPGARIWRRVLSEGAHHTGAGTALVSEALNRTMEQSVLASQSRAV, from the coding sequence ATGTATCTGAATTCAAGTGTAAAATCAGCCGCCCGTCTAAGCGTGGCGCCGATGATGGATTGGACCGACAGACACTGCCGCTACATGCACCGGCTGATGAGCGCGCATACGCTGCTTTATACCGAAATGGTGACGTCGCCAGCTTTGGTCCGCGGGCACGCGCTGCATTTGCTGGACCATCATCGCTCCGAACACCCTGTGGCGCTGCAATTGGGTGGTTCTGATCCCGATGAACTGGCCGAGGCAGCACGGTTGGGTGAGCAAGCGGGTTATGACGAGATCAACCTGAATGTGGGGTGCCCCTCTGACAGGGTGCAATCGGGCGCATTCGGGGCGGTTTTGATGAAAGATCCCGCGTTGGTTGCCCGGTGTGTGGCGGCCATGCGGCGGGCTGTGGCTGTAGAAGTCACGGTAAAGTGCCGTATCGGTGTGGATGATCAAAATCCGGAAGAAGTCCTGCCGGAATTCCTTAGCCGACTTGTTGGCGCCGGAATAGAGCGGGTGACGGTCCATGCACGCAAGGCTTGGCTGGACGGGTTAAGCCCAAAGGAAAATCGCGACATCCCGCCCTTGGATTATCCGTTGGTTCACAAGATGAAAGAACTTTTTCCCAACCTGCATATTTCGCTCAATGGCGGGATCACGACACTGGAAGCGGCTGAGGCTGCTCTGGACAACGGCATCGACGGTGTGATGATCGGCCGCGCGGCGTACCATCAACCAAGCGATATCCTGTGTCAGGCGGATCGGCGCATATTCGGCGACGGGAAGGATACGACCCCCGAAGCGATCGTAGGGTTGATGCTTCCTTATATTGAGGCGCATCTGGACGGGGGCGGGAAACTGTCACAGGTCACGCGGCATATGCTGGGGCTGTTTGCGGGCAGACCGGGCGCGCGCATTTGGCGGCGTGTGCTGTCAGAGGGCGCGCACCACACCGGTGCCGGCACTGCGCTTGTCAGTGAAGCTCTAAACCGGACGATGGAGCAAAGTGTTCTGGCAAGCCAGTCGCGCGCGGTGTAG
- a CDS encoding Ykof family thiamine-binding protein: protein MSLYPMTSDFLGVITSGLHALKPYEKDLRIETDDMSTLVVGAPEPLFDAIRDLFEASAKRPEHVTMHVTLSRGCPGEPDDPSCRCEALERAQDQTLAERQELATEAVKDAHTSGVLIDVQFSLYVMGSGDHMEEIYGCIEFLKSSGTFLKSKNFCTRLRGDAGAVFETLRQAFLRFGPAEGHVTIDLTASANSPSLG, encoded by the coding sequence GTGTCCCTTTATCCCATGACGTCCGACTTTTTGGGCGTCATCACCAGTGGGCTACACGCCCTGAAACCTTACGAAAAAGACCTGAGGATCGAGACAGACGATATGTCGACGCTCGTGGTCGGTGCACCGGAGCCGTTGTTCGACGCAATCCGCGATCTTTTTGAGGCCTCGGCCAAGCGGCCCGAGCATGTGACGATGCACGTGACCCTGTCGCGCGGATGCCCCGGCGAACCCGATGACCCCAGCTGCCGGTGCGAAGCGCTGGAGCGCGCGCAGGATCAGACGCTGGCTGAACGGCAAGAACTGGCAACAGAGGCCGTTAAGGATGCGCACACATCCGGCGTCCTCATTGATGTGCAGTTTTCGCTTTATGTCATGGGATCAGGCGATCACATGGAAGAGATATACGGCTGCATCGAGTTCCTGAAAAGCAGCGGCACGTTCCTGAAATCCAAGAATTTCTGCACCCGCTTGCGCGGCGATGCGGGCGCTGTGTTCGAAACACTGCGTCAGGCTTTTCTGCGCTTTGGTCCGGCTGAAGGTCACGTGACGATTGACCTGACCGCGTCCGCCAACAGCCCTAGCCTCGGCTAA
- a CDS encoding ABC transporter permease: protein MFIAGWEGYVALSDASPLVLPAPRDVLNGLWIERSAIGKHAVATLSVATLGFSLSVTFAFLVSILLYFSGWLRRGMMPLLVASQTVPIVALAPLMVLWFGFGLLPKVLLVILVTFFPMVVSLMAGYASMPRAFRDQLVSMGASKWAVYRRATLPSARAHFFAGLKISATYAIVATIFAEYAGARRGLGIYILSAKNNFRADLVLSAVLVSAVLTLAFLTLIRGIERATGNRFRRNTDA, encoded by the coding sequence GTGTTTATCGCAGGATGGGAAGGCTATGTGGCGCTGTCGGACGCCTCACCGCTGGTGCTGCCCGCACCGCGGGATGTGCTGAACGGTCTATGGATTGAACGATCCGCGATCGGAAAACACGCAGTGGCAACCCTGAGTGTCGCCACTTTGGGCTTCAGCCTGTCGGTGACGTTTGCTTTTCTGGTGTCCATCCTGCTTTATTTTTCCGGTTGGCTGCGTCGGGGCATGATGCCACTTCTTGTGGCCAGCCAGACCGTGCCCATTGTAGCGCTCGCGCCTCTTATGGTGCTGTGGTTCGGCTTCGGCTTGTTGCCAAAGGTTCTCTTGGTGATCCTTGTCACCTTCTTTCCTATGGTGGTCAGCCTCATGGCTGGATATGCAAGCATGCCGCGTGCGTTTCGCGACCAGCTGGTTTCGATGGGCGCAAGTAAATGGGCCGTTTATCGCCGCGCCACCTTGCCTTCGGCGCGCGCGCATTTCTTCGCGGGCCTGAAGATCTCTGCGACTTACGCCATCGTTGCGACCATCTTTGCTGAATATGCAGGCGCGCGGCGGGGGCTTGGCATCTACATCCTCTCGGCAAAGAACAATTTTCGCGCCGACCTTGTGCTGTCGGCTGTCCTTGTTTCAGCCGTTCTTACCCTTGCTTTTCTGACGCTGATCCGTGGGATTGAGCGGGCAACGGGCAATCGGTTTCGGAGGAATACCGATGCTTGA
- a CDS encoding ABC transporter ATP-binding protein — MLEVQALTIRAGRTTLVSDLSFDLAEGRLTCIIGPSGCGKSSVVKWLAGVLASELRAQGSAYIDGNLQTLPQRDIAYQPQQDTLFPWLTIVENACLGLEVRGHQKRAAREKVRSLFHDFGLDGHEDNFPDQLSGGMRQRAAFLRTIVQEARVLLLDEPFSALDAVTRLRMQDWLIDRLSDRPRSVLMVTHDLYEATQMADHVLVMAGNPGRICADIPITIPRADRNEATLANIRSSLKSMLLKDTP, encoded by the coding sequence ATGCTTGAGGTGCAGGCACTTACCATTCGAGCCGGACGCACCACGCTGGTTAGCGACCTGTCATTCGATCTGGCCGAGGGTCGCCTGACATGCATCATTGGCCCATCAGGCTGCGGCAAAAGCTCGGTTGTGAAATGGCTGGCCGGCGTTCTGGCCTCCGAATTACGGGCGCAGGGAAGCGCATATATCGATGGCAATCTCCAGACACTGCCGCAAAGGGACATTGCCTATCAACCCCAGCAAGATACGCTGTTTCCATGGCTCACAATCGTTGAGAACGCCTGCCTTGGCCTAGAGGTCAGGGGGCATCAAAAACGGGCCGCTCGTGAAAAGGTGCGCAGCCTGTTCCATGATTTCGGGCTGGACGGTCACGAGGACAATTTTCCCGATCAGTTGTCCGGCGGAATGCGACAAAGGGCTGCCTTTCTACGCACCATCGTTCAGGAGGCCCGCGTGCTGTTGCTCGACGAGCCCTTCTCGGCGCTGGATGCGGTGACACGCCTGCGGATGCAGGACTGGCTCATCGACCGCCTTTCAGACCGGCCGCGGTCGGTTCTGATGGTCACACATGACCTATATGAGGCCACCCAGATGGCTGACCACGTGCTCGTTATGGCGGGAAACCCGGGTCGCATCTGTGCCGATATTCCAATCACTATCCCCCGCGCCGACCGTAATGAGGCCACGCTGGCCAATATCCGTTCGTCGCTCAAATCCATGTTATTAAAGGACACACCATGA
- a CDS encoding ABC transporter substrate-binding protein — MKIAALTVAACLTSHSALAEEVSIALDWTLNTNHIGLIVARENGYFADAGLEVDILPYSESASTALLAAGAVDFAYMTALGFMSTKAAGADITALWVTMQREAGRLVYNSDNDGITRPADLEGKTYAGFGSAWEDALISTMIENDGGTADYDTVTLGTGAYEALASGAVDFTLEVATWEGVNSELLGRNQSHFIYADYGVPEPQGGYIGAQTSMLQSDPDTVHAFMEATSKGYTWAAKNPQAAADILIKAGDFPNQDLVRGSMQVIDRGGYLTDGNTTVGRIDAERLGNMAKFLYGSGVLRGSDGQPLVWPGDVSDWFDQSWMKD; from the coding sequence ATGAAGATTGCCGCCCTTACTGTTGCCGCCTGCCTCACGTCCCATTCAGCCCTTGCAGAAGAGGTAAGCATCGCCCTTGACTGGACGCTGAACACGAACCACATCGGGCTCATCGTCGCACGCGAGAACGGATATTTCGCAGACGCCGGACTGGAGGTTGATATCCTCCCCTATTCAGAAAGTGCGTCTACCGCGCTGCTGGCTGCCGGAGCCGTCGATTTCGCCTATATGACTGCTCTCGGTTTCATGAGCACCAAGGCGGCCGGTGCAGACATCACCGCACTCTGGGTCACGATGCAGCGCGAAGCCGGACGACTGGTCTACAATAGCGACAATGACGGGATCACGCGCCCGGCGGATCTGGAGGGCAAGACATACGCCGGATTTGGCAGTGCGTGGGAAGATGCGTTGATCTCCACCATGATAGAGAACGACGGCGGCACGGCTGACTATGACACCGTAACGCTGGGTACCGGAGCCTATGAAGCCCTTGCCAGCGGTGCTGTGGATTTCACGCTGGAGGTAGCAACATGGGAAGGCGTGAACAGCGAACTTCTGGGCCGCAATCAGTCACATTTCATCTATGCAGATTACGGCGTGCCCGAACCACAAGGGGGCTACATCGGCGCCCAGACCTCTATGCTCCAGAGCGATCCGGATACCGTGCATGCCTTTATGGAGGCGACGTCGAAAGGGTACACATGGGCGGCCAAGAACCCACAGGCTGCTGCCGATATTTTGATCAAGGCCGGAGACTTCCCAAATCAAGACCTTGTGCGCGGTTCAATGCAAGTCATCGACCGGGGCGGATATTTAACAGACGGGAACACAACAGTCGGCCGGATTGATGCAGAGCGTTTGGGGAACATGGCTAAATTTCTCTATGGTAGCGGGGTATTGCGCGGCTCTGATGGACAGCCCCTTGTCTGGCCGGGCGATGTGTCTGACTGGTTTGATCAAAGCTGGATGAAAGACTGA
- a CDS encoding cell wall metabolism sensor histidine kinase WalK produces MVNDSPASSENIRIPWQKRRRLRDYANVGRHLLVQRVVIYSAAILLSGAYYDPVIAAIFFVAVAIFEIYDSYVFYLIVKHKRWKQKNFKSAMIAIHLGAFFSSITISLFCISLARQQGVGNGHFLPLFMLVSATIFSAMNSNQFRSVLGMRLCIYILTILFIPIRDLWMVRPPLSSDMWVNFFTIIFVLGFIMELGRNFLSGYSRDLRIREKLEEEHKRTKAALDAKTRFLATVNHELRTPLTSIKGAFDLINSGSLGQPPEKMGNLLEIASRNTNKLKDLVDDLLFLQSSDIGKIKFDFRKLDLCELVEEALERFQPHAAKMNVSVRTQYCPGDYWVCADRKRIDQVLMNLLSNAAKFSERCGTITISMDKSDDAVTLSVRDEGVGIPANSEELVFAEFSQLDSGDGRKFQGTGLGLSISKRIIEAHDGEIRYTSQLGVGTTFSIELKRAEAPQVSHPQLSAVSA; encoded by the coding sequence ATGGTTAATGACAGCCCTGCATCTAGCGAAAACATCAGAATCCCATGGCAAAAAAGACGTCGCCTTAGGGATTACGCAAATGTTGGCAGACACCTTTTGGTACAAAGAGTCGTAATTTACTCTGCCGCTATCCTTTTGTCCGGCGCTTACTACGATCCCGTTATTGCGGCCATTTTCTTTGTCGCTGTCGCCATATTCGAGATTTATGACAGCTATGTCTTCTACTTGATTGTTAAGCATAAAAGGTGGAAGCAAAAGAACTTCAAGAGCGCGATGATCGCCATTCACCTTGGTGCGTTCTTTAGCTCAATCACCATTTCCCTTTTCTGCATTTCCCTCGCGCGGCAACAGGGCGTAGGGAATGGCCATTTCCTGCCGCTGTTCATGCTTGTGTCTGCCACGATTTTTTCGGCGATGAACAGCAACCAATTCCGTTCGGTTCTTGGGATGCGTCTATGCATCTATATTTTGACCATTCTTTTCATTCCGATCCGGGATCTCTGGATGGTACGCCCCCCTCTGTCTTCGGATATGTGGGTCAATTTTTTCACGATAATTTTCGTGTTGGGATTCATCATGGAGCTGGGTAGGAATTTTCTGTCCGGATACTCCCGTGATCTAAGAATTCGGGAGAAGTTGGAAGAAGAGCACAAACGCACCAAAGCAGCGCTCGATGCAAAAACCCGTTTTCTTGCGACTGTAAACCACGAACTGCGCACGCCGCTGACCTCCATCAAGGGCGCTTTCGATCTGATAAACTCCGGCTCACTTGGGCAGCCGCCAGAAAAAATGGGCAATCTTCTTGAGATCGCTTCACGCAACACCAACAAGCTCAAAGACCTCGTTGACGACCTGTTGTTTCTTCAGTCTTCCGACATTGGCAAAATCAAGTTTGATTTTAGGAAATTGGATCTGTGTGAACTCGTCGAAGAAGCATTGGAGCGTTTTCAGCCCCATGCCGCAAAAATGAATGTTTCGGTGCGAACTCAATATTGCCCCGGTGATTATTGGGTTTGCGCAGACAGAAAGCGGATTGATCAGGTTCTTATGAACTTGCTGTCCAACGCTGCGAAATTCTCTGAACGATGTGGGACCATCACCATCTCGATGGATAAAAGTGACGATGCGGTCACCCTATCCGTCCGCGACGAGGGCGTAGGCATACCGGCTAATTCAGAGGAGTTGGTTTTCGCGGAATTTTCGCAGTTGGATTCAGGCGATGGGCGCAAGTTTCAAGGAACGGGACTTGGCCTTAGCATTTCTAAACGCATCATCGAAGCGCATGATGGTGAGATTCGCTATACAAGCCAACTTGGGGTCGGAACGACATTCTCGATCGAACTGAAAAGAGCCGAAGCCCCGCAGGTAAGCCACCCACAGTTGTCGGCAGTATCAGCCTGA